The Phycisphaerae bacterium genome has a segment encoding these proteins:
- a CDS encoding four helix bundle protein — MNSTQNLKQYDLEQRTLEFAKNVRNFVAKLSKNSANFEDGKQLIRSSSSIGANYIEANESLGKKDFAMRIKICLKEAKESRYWLKLLDTQQDSELQKERIKLEKEADELLKIFAAILLKTK; from the coding sequence ATGAACAGTACCCAAAACTTAAAACAATACGATTTGGAACAGCGAACGCTCGAATTCGCGAAAAATGTCAGAAATTTTGTGGCTAAATTGAGCAAAAACTCGGCTAATTTTGAAGATGGAAAGCAGCTTATCCGTTCTTCCAGCTCTATCGGCGCCAACTACATAGAAGCCAATGAATCGCTCGGCAAAAAAGATTTTGCTATGAGAATTAAAATCTGCCTCAAAGAAGCCAAGGAAAGCCGGTACTGGCTGAAACTTTTGGATACTCAGCAGGATTCGGAGCTTCAAAAAGAGCGAATAAAACTGGAAAAAGAAGCCGACGAGCTTCTTAAAATCTTCGCAGCTATTTTACTTAAGACCAAATGA
- the kdsB gene encoding 3-deoxy-manno-octulosonate cytidylyltransferase: MKVLACIPARYGSTRFPAKVLAKDTGKFLIQHAYDRACEAKLPEKVIIAADDERIVAATESFGAECILTSPDCPSGTDRIAEAVADIDVDIIVNLQADEPEIDPANIDKVAQLLIDNPDCPMATLAADFQNAAQIYDPNIVKVIIGKNNQAIYFSRSVIPYDRNKSGVGKLKNYLRHLGIYAYRKDFLLEITKLPQTLLEKIEKLEQLRALENGFSILVAKVKHTCDGIDTPEQYAEFVKRYKRKI, from the coding sequence GTGAAAGTTTTAGCCTGTATACCTGCTCGTTACGGTTCTACCAGATTCCCCGCTAAAGTTCTCGCCAAAGATACAGGCAAATTCCTCATCCAGCACGCTTACGACCGCGCCTGCGAAGCCAAACTGCCCGAAAAGGTAATTATCGCCGCCGACGATGAGCGAATTGTCGCCGCCACAGAATCCTTCGGTGCCGAGTGTATCCTGACCAGCCCCGATTGCCCCAGCGGCACCGACCGCATCGCTGAGGCTGTTGCTGATATCGATGTCGACATCATAGTAAATTTACAGGCCGATGAGCCTGAAATCGACCCTGCCAATATCGACAAGGTCGCTCAGCTTTTAATCGACAATCCCGATTGTCCGATGGCTACCCTCGCCGCCGACTTCCAAAACGCCGCCCAAATCTACGACCCTAACATCGTCAAAGTCATAATAGGTAAAAATAACCAGGCGATTTATTTTTCCCGCTCGGTAATCCCTTATGACAGAAACAAATCCGGCGTAGGCAAACTTAAAAACTATCTGCGTCATCTCGGCATTTACGCTTATCGAAAAGATTTTCTGCTGGAAATTACTAAGCTGCCGCAGACCCTCCTAGAAAAAATCGAAAAACTCGAGCAATTGCGTGCACTCGAAAATGGCTTTAGTATATTAGTCGCCAAAGTCAAACACACTTGCGACGGCATCGACACCCCGGAACAATACGCAGAATTTGTTAAACGTTACAAAAGAAAAATTTAG
- a CDS encoding CTP synthase, translating into MSKDKDLLASVGDVSVDSEFFSPLPPGYKKGKTRYVFVMGTVMSGLGKGIFSSCLAKLMQDKGLKVTPIKLEGYLNIDSGTLNPFRHGEVFVLDDGMETDMDLGTYERMLDQNLSKANFCTSGQIFNDVLNKERHGDYLGRDVQMIPHVTGEVKLRLRTLAAKTDADIVFVEIGGTVGDLENAYYIEAMRELAYEEGPFSSCSVALTYILEPPTLGEQKSKAAQLGIKQLMQLGVQPDIIACRATHPVTEKARQKISVYSNVPLERVVSLSDSASIYTIPAMLRDAGLDFQVLRLLKIEDRINLRHERKAWARWCDFTDKIDSINREVVIGVTGKYTAVRDSYASIINALEHAGIALGCKPEIKWIETTDITDDNVAARLAEVDGIIVPGGFGTRGAEGKIACIKFARENNLPYLGLCFGFQMAVIEFARNVCMLEKANSTEIQPDCPEPVIDILPEQKKIEGLGGNMRLGGRDIELKPNTTASKLFGQAPSVRMRFRHRYEVDPRYIEQLEKAGLVFSGKAPSQPIMQILEIPSHPFFMATQAHPCLTSRPLRPHQMFVALVAAAMQKRNPSEKLPDCVKAVQTVCVRDS; encoded by the coding sequence ATGTCAAAAGATAAGGATTTATTAGCTTCCGTCGGCGATGTTTCTGTTGACAGTGAATTTTTCTCACCCCTTCCGCCAGGCTACAAAAAAGGAAAGACCCGTTACGTCTTCGTTATGGGCACCGTGATGAGCGGCTTAGGCAAAGGCATATTTTCATCCTGTCTCGCCAAACTTATGCAGGATAAAGGCCTCAAAGTTACACCCATCAAGCTCGAAGGCTATCTTAATATCGATTCCGGCACGCTCAATCCATTCCGCCACGGCGAAGTCTTCGTCCTCGACGACGGTATGGAAACCGATATGGATTTAGGCACCTACGAAAGAATGCTCGACCAGAACCTCTCGAAGGCAAACTTCTGCACATCTGGCCAAATCTTCAATGACGTCCTCAACAAGGAACGCCACGGCGACTACCTCGGCCGCGACGTCCAGATGATTCCCCACGTCACCGGCGAAGTAAAACTCCGCCTTCGCACCCTCGCTGCCAAAACCGACGCTGATATAGTCTTTGTAGAAATCGGCGGAACCGTCGGCGATTTGGAAAACGCCTACTATATCGAGGCGATGCGGGAGCTTGCCTATGAAGAAGGCCCATTCAGTTCCTGCTCAGTTGCTTTAACTTATATCCTCGAGCCGCCAACCCTCGGCGAACAAAAATCAAAGGCCGCCCAGCTCGGCATAAAACAATTAATGCAGCTTGGCGTTCAGCCTGACATCATCGCTTGCAGGGCCACACATCCCGTCACCGAAAAAGCCAGGCAAAAAATCAGCGTCTATAGCAACGTCCCTCTCGAAAGGGTAGTCAGTCTCTCCGATTCTGCCAGCATTTACACGATACCGGCGATGCTCAGGGACGCTGGTCTTGATTTTCAGGTCCTGCGCCTCCTCAAAATAGAGGACAGAATCAATCTCCGCCACGAACGCAAGGCCTGGGCCAGATGGTGCGACTTCACCGACAAAATCGACTCCATAAATCGCGAGGTAGTCATCGGCGTTACCGGAAAATACACCGCCGTCCGCGACAGTTACGCCTCCATCATCAATGCCCTCGAGCACGCCGGCATTGCGCTCGGCTGCAAACCGGAAATAAAATGGATTGAAACAACCGACATTACAGATGACAACGTGGCCGCCCGCCTTGCCGAAGTCGATGGCATCATCGTCCCGGGCGGATTCGGCACCCGAGGCGCAGAAGGAAAAATCGCCTGTATAAAATTTGCCAGAGAAAACAATTTGCCCTATCTCGGATTATGCTTCGGCTTCCAAATGGCCGTTATAGAATTTGCACGAAACGTCTGCATGCTCGAAAAAGCCAACTCCACCGAAATTCAGCCCGATTGCCCGGAACCGGTAATCGATATCCTGCCAGAGCAGAAAAAAATAGAAGGGCTCGGCGGAAATATGCGACTCGGCGGAAGGGACATAGAACTAAAACCAAATACCACCGCCTCAAAGCTCTTCGGCCAGGCCCCCTCTGTCAGAATGCGATTTAGACATCGTTACGAAGTTGACCCGCGTTACATTGAGCAATTGGAAAAAGCCGGCCTGGTCTTTTCCGGAAAGGCCCCCAGTCAGCCGATTATGCAAATCCTCGAAATCCCCTCACACCCCTTCTTTATGGCTACCCAGGCCCATCCCTGCCTCACTTCGCGGCCGTTAAGAC